Proteins from a single region of Primulina tabacum isolate GXHZ01 chromosome 5, ASM2559414v2, whole genome shotgun sequence:
- the LOC142547460 gene encoding F-box protein GID2-like, which yields MKRPLAAGDTDSSASVDEDTKKKIRPEGKEEEEGGMPLAAEAVLLDDNLLYEVLRHVDDGRNLAKASCVNRLWKRTAQDERIWELICTRHYHRSPIQLRPVVLALGGFRKLYSSHLWPLLKPSSSTSPVTSSWPCIPLALEPQSHTTAKPKARWGKDEVNLSLSLLSIKYFEKMSFNNRNK from the coding sequence ATGAAACGTCCTCTCGCCGCCGGAGACACCGATTCCTCCGCCTCCGTGGATGAAGACACGAAGAAGAAAATCAGGCCAGAAGGGAAAGAGGAGGAAGAAGGAGGGATGCCGCTAGCAGCAGAAGCCGTGCTGCTAGATGACAACCTGTTGTACGAGGTGCTTAGGCACGTGGACGACGGGCGCAACTTAGCTAAGGCTTCTTGCGTCAACCGGCTATGGAAGAGGACGGCTCAGGACGAGCGGATCTGGGAGTTGATCTGCACCAGACACTACCATCGCAGCCCGATTCAGCTGCGACCTGTCGTTTTAGCCCTCGGCGGATTCCGGAAACTATACTCTAGCCATCTCTGGCCTCTGCTGAAGCCATCTTCTTCAACGTCGCCGGTCACTTCGTCGTGGCCTTGCATTCCACTCGCTCTGGAACCACAGTCGCATACTACAGCTAAGCCTAAGGCTAGATGGGGAAAGGATGAGGTGAATCTTTCCCTTTCATTGCTCTCAATTAAGTACTTTGAGAAGATGAGCTTCAACAATCGAAACAAATGA